From Onychostoma macrolepis isolate SWU-2019 chromosome 05, ASM1243209v1, whole genome shotgun sequence:
aacacgaGTGTGAAAAAACGTAAGCTTGCCTGTTACATTTTACCACACATTACTGTagctcattttagttttaaaaatcatatcaacATCAAATAATGATTTATTCAAGGTTGCCAGAAGTATTTCTGCATTATTCACCATTTCCAACTGCTTGAAGGTGTCCTCGGTGTCCACAGAGACTTTCCTGTAATGTGTGATCATCTGATAAATGTTACGGATTGTGGCCTTCAGCTGAGCAAATTGGAGTGTCTCTTTTGCTGCAGTGGAATGGAAATGCTTCAATTTTAATTCCTGTAGAGCACATGAATAATCTGTAATCGTGGGAGACAGAACTGTACAGAAGACATagtaaactgtgtgtgtgtgtgtgtgtgtgtgtttacccaTTTGTATGCTTCTAAGCGTATGCTGTCTAGCTGCGTCTGTTGTTGGTGCAGCTGGTTGTTACAGTTCAGGATAACAGTTCGCTGTTTATTTAGGTACTGTATCAGTTCCAGCtttgtgctctctctctctttgtctaaCTTAGTTTGGTTTTCTAGAAGTTCTTTGTGGATGGACTGGAGTGCGTGAAGACGGTCAATGACTTGACCAATGTTCTCAAACtcaaatgtcattaaaaagggggaaaagaaagaagaaaagtgTAATATTACTATACAAAATGTTAGATACTGAAACGGGTACAACCTGTATAATGTACACTTGAGAAGTTCATCCACTTTGTTACCCCATTTGCTTCatcattcagaaaacaaaataaaaccacaCAGAATAAGACTGATCCAAAATGTCCATTGGCAGTTACACTTGATGGAGAATAGGAAATCAGgtcctttaaaggaatagttcacccaaaaatgaaaattctgtcattaattactcacccttatgtcactccaaacccgtaagacccacattcatcttcagaacacaaattaagataatttttatgaaatccgagagctttctgagcctccatagacagcaagggtccttccacgatcaaggcacagaaacgtagtaaggactgaatgtgacatcagtggttcaaccgtaattttatgaagatACGAGAATAccttttgtgtgcaaagaaaacaaaaagaatgactttattcaacaattcttctctgcATCACCCTTTTCCTGCATGTAAACAACGCATGCACGTTGTGCTGCTCATATCAAACATGTATGTGCTGCACCTTGTTTACGTTCAGAAGAAAAGCACATGCATGCatcgtgatactctccaaaatggtgccagggtgatgcggaggagaagaattgttgaataaagtcattatttttgttttctttgtgcacaaaaagttttcttgaaattacggttgaatcactgatgtcacatggacagttttaatgatgtccttactacgtttctgtgccttgatcgtggtaggacccttgctgtctatgaagggtcagagagctctcgggtttgatcaaaaatatctttaattgttttctgaagatgaacaaaggtcttacgagtttggaacaacagaattttcatttttgggtgaactatccctttgaggCAAGTAAGTCAGTTCATTTGGGACCCATATATTTAATGCCCTTCGGGCAGCTACTTTAAGAGTCTCAATCTTCCACCAAATGAGGCATGTGAGACCAGGGAAAAAGCTTGACAGTTTCTCAGAGTTGCTTCAGTACCTGTTCCCTTCCCAGACACAACAGCAGTAGAATACCAACTAATAATGCAACTACCTTTCCAGACATTTTTGCGGCTCTCTCCAGGAACTCTTGGAAGCACATGCCTTTTCTGACACGATCCTCCAGTAACTCTTTTCGTGCCAACAGGATGTCGTTCTCTGCCTTTATCTTCTGAATCTCCAGTTCTTTCAGTCTGATTTGAGCTCTCTCTGCTTCCGCTTTCTTTGTGGCACGCAACCGTCTGGCATCATTTTCCTTTAGGGAAAGAAAGACAAGTGCGTTTAACACATTATCCATTCATATCCATGTAGTTGTTTCGGAATGCTGCATTACTTGCAAAAACTTATTATAATTCAGTATGGATTTCTTCAGTTTCTCCTCTTCTTTCTTAATGTTTTCGTCTCTCTCTCTTAAATTCACCCTCTGCATCTGCATCTCCTGTCAACAGCACACACAAAGCAAGAAAAACTAACTGGAACagctaaaaattacattttaaatatgtaaataaataactaaaaatgtaaatggctGAAACGTATTTTTTCACCACCTCTTTTTGAGCTTCCAGTGTCCTGGTCACGCTGGTGCACTCCTCGCGCGCCTCCACAATCCTCATTGCATTTACACTCAAATCCGCCAAATCCTTCTGCGCGGCCTTATTTCTGAAATTTTCAGCAGTCTCTGAATAAATGCAATTCACTCTGAACCATCTCTGTGCCCCCAAACATTGCTTATACAACAGTTATTTGCTCTTCAGCGAATCTCTGAAATCAATCTCAATGGCCCTTACAACGGCACATTAATGATTCTAGAAAAAAACACTGCTGTAATAAATGATATAGCTTATACTTACAATCTGAGTCGTTCTTCGAAAATCGACTGAAAGTAAGCTTCCAAATTCAAATTCATCTTTTCGAACTCCACAAACACAACCGCGCCGCGCACTGTAGACAAACTTTCTGCGCTTGTGTCGTTTCCACAGcaacaaaaaaagcaaagttCTTTCCTTTGTTGCCGTTGCCCTCCAGTGGCAGATTCAATTCCAATTCCTTTATTTCATAGATCACTAAACACTGCTGTTTTTCGATGATACCGAATACTTCAGGTCGAGATTAGACGTTAGGCCGTTTTAAAATGTCCCAAAATTACCTTTCAGTTTATTGTGGTATTGATGAATAATGCTGCTGAGTGAAttgattatcattattataaatttagCCTTATAACAATGTTTGATGTATGTATGGATACAATCATCTTCAGTTCCTACGCACTGAAGCGCAATCAAATGCAAGCTATAAACATTTATGAGGCATATTCTGTAAAGAAGCCTGTTAAATGTCTTCTTCGCTTCAGATCGTGCCAAAATGCACTTTGTTGTCTACATCATTAgaatttaatatgtatttttttgctgtttaatgAATAATTCCACTGGAATAACAACGTGAGAACatgaaaaaaagattttttttacgCTGCTTAATGGACTTGATAAGATAAATTCAAATACGTTaagtgtttttatgtgttttttattcctttttgtTTTCGTGCGTGTGTCCAGACCTTCATTTATCTTTCATAAACATGATCCCGTCTCCTATCACCTTCTCACCTAATGCATTAGGGCCATAAAGGCTTCTGTTGTCTTAGTGTAGAATTAGAGGAAATGATTTTTAACACCCATGTAAATGTCcaaatctgaaaagagaagaatgttactattttttcccctcacaatAGACATTTGTTCAGTTTGGTTATTACTTTTGGATTCTGTCATTTGCACAGTCTCATtctgtacaaaaatatttatcttttttagTCTTGTATGCGATAGCAATAATCTCGCTTAAAAGATTTGTGACTTTTCATTTAggatttaaattttaatgtgcaaaataatataaaaaatattgggTCTACTGAACAGTCCTCCAGAAGTGATCTTTCACTGATAGAGACCTGAGAAAATCTGATCCTATGGACTGAAGACAGGGATCCCTTTAGTCTTGACCCTTTCCCTGACCTCAAAtctcagaaagaaagaaaaaaaatataaccaTAAAAGAAGTGCAACCCCATCTTTCAGCATGCTGTTCAGTGGCATCAGGTCTGTGTGTCTCTCTATTGTGTTCACACATGATTGAACACTGAACAAGCGCAGGCGAAATTCATTATTCAAGAGCATAACAGAGGTGAGTGAGTAAGCCGGAGAGCCACTCAATGTTCAGGATGATGTTTACCCTTGCTTAACGTTCTTGATAAGTGATAAGACACCGTAGCTGTCCCGCTGGGCCAGGGTCAGGgagcatttgtttgtttgtttcatagTTGTAATGCACCGTTTAGTGTTGCACAAAAGAGGGCTTGCTTATGGGGAGTAAACAATATTGAACATGAatgctggagagagagagagagaatgagagggagagagataaAAGAAAGGTGGAGACTACAGGTGATGCAGGGCTTGAATAAAAGCGATTGTTCAACCAAAAATTCTGTCAGAATTTTCTCACCTTCACATCATTCCAAACTTGAATGTCTTCATTTCTTTAGCAGAACACAGAAGTCATACAAGTTTTAAACAGCACGAGAGTGAGTCAATTTAAAGCTATGGGtcaaaatgtttgtaataagattttttagtttttttaatgtttttgaaaaaaatgtataagtaCCGTAACTTATGCTCAccaatagcatttatttgatgaaaaatacagtaaaaacactaatattttgaaatatcatcagaataaatttttttaatatatatctaaatatattttaaaatgttttccctgtgaaagctgaattttcagcatcattactcttcagtgtctcatggtccttcagaaatcattctatcctgatttgcttctcaagaaacatttattattagcaatgctgaaaacagtttttcctgcttaaattattattatttatttttttaatcatttatttttttgtggaaaccctgatacactactattcaaatgtTAAgtcgaaagaaagaaagaaagaaagatgaaatacttttattcagcaattaaatggatcaaaagtgacagaataaagacatttataataaatacaggtttttttaacttttcatcaaagaaaacaaacatcacCGTGTCTACAGTATTA
This genomic window contains:
- the cfap73 gene encoding coiled-coil domain-containing protein 42 homolog, coding for MNLNLEAYFQSIFEERLRLNKAAQKDLADLSVNAMRIVEAREECTSVTRTLEAQKEEMQMQRVNLRERDENIKKEEEKLKKSILNYNKFLQENDARRLRATKKAEAERAQIRLKELEIQKIKAENDILLARKELLEDRVRKGMCFQEFLERAAKMSGKFENIGQVIDRLHALQSIHKELLENQTKLDKERESTKLELIQYLNKQRTVILNCNNQLHQQQTQLDSIRLEAYKWELKLKHFHSTAAKETLQFAQLKATIRNIYQMITHYRKVSVDTEDTFKQLEMIRKYFQLMRAIDDELKFNIMARPNRTEENDSGD